The following proteins are co-located in the Nocardioides piscis genome:
- a CDS encoding SDR family oxidoreductase translates to MSYFVTGATGFIGRHLVEELLGRREGDIFVLVRETSRSRLEALTRQWASDRVIPVVGDLAEPGLGVDEEWVEAQTGRIEHFFHLAAIYDMTADSSTNDAMNVGGTRHALDLAERLGVGCFHHVSSVAAAGDHHGRFDETMFDEGQHLPSAYHRTKHESEAIVRDESTVPWRVYRPSVVVGHSETGEMDKVDGPYYFFPLLKLLRDNLPAWLPLVGVDLGDTNVVPVDYVARAMDHLAHLPDRDGEAFHLVNPEPQPVVDTINLFCTAAGAPRFATPIDRRVTRAGPLALVPRMLRPSGVVGALVRSGPMQAVLDQTIGRAGIPAEVLGHTSFSAVFDSRRTEQALAGSGIAVPDLESYADTLWSYWEEQLDESTGRNVANRAALQGKHVVITGASSGIGRVTALKVAQAGGVPVLVARGKDKLEETRAVIEQRGGQAHVFPCDLSDLDAIDELCERLGAELPTIDFVVNNAGRSIRRSLRLSQDRFHDFERTMQLNYFGAIRLVMRLMPAMQEQKSGHIVNVSSIGVQTNPPRFSAYVASKSALDSWSNVVASEVVGKGVTFTNIHMPLVRTPMIAPTKLYDRFPTISPAQAADILIRAMVERPHEINTALGNAGAIAHTVMPKTAFRVLNMAYQVFPDSAAAKGEEVEGGTRESEQIMLARLFKGVHW, encoded by the coding sequence ATGTCGTACTTCGTCACCGGTGCCACGGGCTTCATCGGGCGTCATCTGGTCGAGGAGCTCCTCGGCCGTCGCGAGGGAGACATCTTCGTCCTGGTCCGAGAGACCTCACGCAGCCGCCTCGAGGCACTTACGCGGCAGTGGGCCTCCGACCGGGTGATCCCGGTCGTGGGCGACCTCGCGGAGCCTGGCCTGGGCGTGGACGAGGAGTGGGTCGAGGCACAGACCGGCAGGATCGAGCACTTCTTCCACCTCGCCGCCATCTATGACATGACCGCCGACTCGTCGACCAACGACGCGATGAACGTCGGCGGGACCCGGCACGCACTCGACCTCGCGGAGCGACTCGGGGTCGGCTGCTTCCACCACGTCTCCAGTGTCGCCGCTGCCGGTGACCACCACGGCAGGTTCGACGAGACGATGTTCGACGAGGGACAGCACCTGCCCTCGGCATACCACCGGACCAAGCACGAGTCGGAGGCGATCGTCCGCGACGAGTCGACGGTGCCCTGGCGGGTCTATCGCCCCTCGGTCGTGGTGGGGCACTCGGAGACCGGAGAGATGGACAAGGTCGACGGGCCCTACTACTTCTTCCCCCTGCTGAAGCTGCTCCGCGACAACCTCCCGGCCTGGCTGCCGCTGGTCGGGGTCGACCTGGGCGACACCAACGTCGTCCCGGTCGACTACGTCGCGAGGGCGATGGACCACCTCGCCCACCTTCCCGATCGCGACGGCGAGGCCTTCCACCTGGTCAACCCCGAACCGCAGCCGGTCGTCGACACCATCAACCTGTTCTGTACGGCGGCCGGCGCGCCCCGCTTCGCCACCCCGATCGACCGACGGGTCACCCGGGCGGGTCCTCTCGCGCTGGTGCCACGGATGCTGCGACCGTCCGGCGTCGTCGGCGCGCTGGTGCGCTCCGGCCCGATGCAGGCAGTCCTGGACCAGACGATCGGGAGGGCTGGCATCCCGGCCGAGGTGCTTGGCCACACGAGCTTCTCCGCGGTCTTCGACTCGCGTCGCACCGAGCAGGCGCTGGCGGGGTCCGGCATCGCCGTACCCGACCTGGAGTCCTATGCCGACACCCTGTGGAGCTATTGGGAGGAGCAGCTCGACGAGTCCACGGGACGCAACGTCGCCAACCGCGCGGCGCTCCAGGGCAAGCACGTCGTGATCACCGGCGCTTCCTCCGGGATCGGGCGGGTCACCGCGCTCAAGGTGGCCCAGGCCGGCGGCGTCCCCGTGCTGGTGGCGCGCGGGAAGGACAAGCTGGAGGAGACGCGGGCCGTGATCGAGCAGCGCGGCGGCCAGGCACACGTGTTCCCCTGCGACCTGTCCGACCTCGACGCGATCGACGAGCTGTGTGAGCGGCTGGGCGCCGAGCTGCCCACCATCGACTTCGTCGTCAACAACGCCGGCCGCTCCATCCGCAGGTCGCTGCGCCTGTCCCAGGACAGGTTCCACGACTTCGAGCGGACCATGCAGCTCAACTACTTCGGGGCCATCCGGCTCGTCATGCGCCTGATGCCCGCGATGCAGGAGCAGAAGTCAGGGCACATCGTGAACGTCTCGTCGATCGGCGTCCAGACCAACCCGCCACGGTTCTCGGCCTATGTCGCCTCGAAGTCCGCCCTCGACTCGTGGTCCAACGTGGTGGCGAGCGAGGTCGTCGGCAAGGGTGTCACCTTCACCAACATCCACATGCCCCTGGTGCGGACGCCGATGATCGCACCCACCAAGCTCTACGACCGCTTCCCGACGATCTCGCCCGCGCAGGCCGCCGACATCCTGATCAGGGCGATGGTCGAGCGCCCTCACGAGATCAACACGGCGCTCGGGAACGCGGGGGCCATCGCCCACACGGTGATGCCCAAGACTGCGTTCCGCGTGCTCAACATGGCCTACCAGGTCTTCCCCGACTCGGCCGCAGCGAAGGGCGAGGAGGTCGAGGGCGGGACCCGCGAGTCCGAGCAGATCATGCTGGCCAGGCT